TCAAGTTAAGTTGTGGCACCATAACGAAAATCAAGAAACCTCGCCTAGCCTAATAAATCTTTATTTGCAAAGATTGATATAGTTTTCTACTTCATACAACATCAACGAAATTCACTAAGATTTAAAATATTCAGTTATACGGCGGTAATATAACTAAAATCCGTATAACTAACATGATATAACTATGGTCAGAAAAACTGTTCTTTTATGTAATATTTAAATTAAAGCGGCTAAACCAAAAGATAAAAAATACACTGTACAAGATGAGATTGGGCTATATTTATTAATAAAACTGACAGGATCAAAAGTATGACGATTTAATTATTATCGTCATTTTGTAAAAAAGACCGAGTTGTTATCTGTCTCGGTCTTATAATCAAATTTACTTATCATGAGTTTAACTGACAAGCACTACATCCTAAAATGTGCATCTATAATTTCAATTATTTTTCAATTTTATTTTTAAAATTGACGGAATAACCCATTCCTCTTTTAATGTAAGCTTCTTTCGCTTGATAACAAGGATAGGTTTCTTTTATTTTACGTTCTAAAGAATTTTGTTCGTCCCATTTTAAATTTTGTTTTTCAATGGCTTCCATTTTATCGACACATGAGTTAAATGTTGTAATAAATTCATCATCATTGTCAGTAAAGAGTTTTACATGTTTATCACTTTCTCTATCAAAAGCTTTTTCCCAACTTTTTCTACAGGCGTTTAAAGTGTAGGTATCTTCAGCACAATAAAGTGGTTTTTTGGATTCAATTGTTTGGATATCATCGTTAGCCAGATCTTCAGTGGCTTTTTCCTCTAAAGCCGATTGAGCAACGGCACAATTTGAACCTTGACGTTGATCTAATTTACATATAGAAATCATTTGCTCTTTAATATCTTCGTATGGTAGTTGTTTTAATTCTTTTTTACCTTCGTCCACTTTTTCATCATAAACAATTTTCCAAGCTTTACATTTAGGTGAAGATGTTGTGTAAAATTTATTACACTCTTCAACTTTCATATATTCATTGATTGACTTTTGCCATGATTTGCCTGCTATTTGGTCTCTAATGGCTGCCATTTCTGTTTCTAAAGCTTGTTTTTCCTCTGCTTCTTTACGTTCTTTTTCTAATTTAGCTTGTAGTATTCGATCTTCTTTAATAGCATTTTCTGCAGCTTGGCATTCGGTATCATTTTTTATTTTTTCGAATAATTTTTCATCTTTTTGGCTAAAAGCTTTATCTAAATCATTACGGCATTCTTTTAATTTTTCTTTAGCAGAATCAATATTTTTTAAATAATACTCTTGATTTTTTTTTTCACATCCAGCCAAACCTAATCCGGCTATTAATACAAGTCCTATCACTTTTAAGTTTTTCATCATCTTTCCTAGTTTAATTTAATCAATAAAATTAAGTAATAATTATTATTTATATAATTTGGTCAATTATTGTTATTAGTAAATAAAAATAATGCGGTATTGTTTTTATCATCTTCAATGTAAAAAATATTTATTCTGGCATTAATTTTTTTTACGCAAGATACACAATTTCGATAGGTTTGAAAAGTGATTTTTTTGTGCACATTCTATATTAATAGAAGTAAATTGGATTTGTATTATAAAAAAATTTAAGGAAAGGAAGTTTTTAAGCCACTAAAATCAACATATATTGCTAATATATTTAAAGAATTAATGTTAATGTCAGCATTTTATTGACTATGCAAAGTTATAGTTTTTAATAGCCATACTTTTCTAATGGTTCCTGTAATATTATTCGGTCAGTTAATAAGTTAAATTCGTTTTTTTCTTGTTTTTGTGTTGGTTTGATTCGTTCCGATAATCTTTATTCAATGGTTAAATCACATTGGTTGTCAGTGATAAAGTTAACATTAAACCTAATTGCTTATTGGTTGTTCTGGGAGCGAATCAATGCAGCTGGTTGATTGTTCTGCATTCAATTGATTATGTGGGCGATTAAATCGTTAAAAGTGTAGAAATAACTTGGTGGATTTATCGTTAATGTGAAATGGTATTGGAATCCTGAATTGTCAACTGAGGAAGGCTCAATAATGCCATCTTTGATGATAAATTGATTTTCCGCCGCTAAATTGGGATTTAGCAGATTTTTCTCAAATCTCGGTAATTCCGGTAGCGTAAGGATTAGAGTTAAGTTTAGGCGTCAAATTGTTTAAATGGCATATAATTCATCTTAAATTTACTAAAAAGAAGAAGTTTTTTATTTCTATTAAAAAAATTCTATTTATCTAGAAATGTTATATTTACTTAAAGCTATTTTTATTGTTAATTAAGTTATAAGACTTGGAAAAGTTTTATTTTTATTAATTTATCGTTAATATGATTATTATTTTAAATTATAGTGTTGGTAAAGTTTCGCCAAGGGTGGTTATTTCTCATCGCTTTTTGATAGTATCCTGGTGTTACCCCGAAATTTTGACGGAAAATAGCAATAAACCTACTTATATTATCATAACCTAAATTTAAGGAAACTTCTGTAATAGGCTTGCCCGCAACAAGCAATTCTAAAGCTTTTAACATACGCAGTTTCTGTCGCCATTCAGTGAAATTAAATCCAGTTTCATTGGTAAATCGACGAGTTAATGAGCGTCGAGAAATTCCAGCCCAAACGCTCCATTCATTAATGTTTCTATCATCACTAGGATTATCAGACAAAGCTAAAGCAATTTTTAACAAACGAATATCTTTTGGCATTGGAAGTGCTATCTTAACTTGAGGGATTATACTAATCTCATCGAGAATTACTGCCATTAATCGCTTATGCTCGGGTTGCAGTTCTGTATTATGCCATGTCATGCTTCGGGTAATTGCTTCGCGCAATAAACTCGATAATTCTAGAATGCAGGGTTTAATCGGTAGATTATTACATACGCTTTTTTGTATATAGATACTCCATCCATGAAATGGTCCATGCGATCTGAGAAGAGAATGCTTTGTATCTGGAGGTATCCATATACCATGAGTTGCGGGTACTATCCATTGATAGCTTTCCACTTCAATTGACATCAAACCTTGTAATGTACCAGCTAGTTGCCCTCTAGAATGATGATGGAGTTCTGTTACTTTCGCAGATGAAGATTTGAGTGCTGCCGATATAATCATCGGTTCGTTATCAGAAGAAGCAACCTCTGGAGAGATGAGTGAGATATTCATTTATATGCCTCTAAGTAATATTTTGTGGCTTAAATTGGCTAGTAAAACGCTATTCTACTGGCTATCCTAAAGGCCTCTTAGTTAAATTGAAGATAACAAGTTAGCAATAAATAAATAAGTTGTAAATGAGTAAAATAATAGTTTTTTATACAAATTAATTGGTAATTTTAAAATTTATTAATTACTTAATAAATTGTTTTTGAGAAGGAAAAAATGCATGAAAGGAAAACATAGAAATTATAAAAATGTGACGTACCCAACATTGGATAGTATATATAGACAAAGTGTAACTAAATACCGTCTAGAGAGAGTTTGACATGACACAATCCGTTGATCTGACAACCTCAGAAAGAAAGTTAGTGTTTGCAATGACGCTATCAAGTATATTGCCATTATTAGATAGCAGTATTGTTAATGTTATTTTACCCTTAATTTCTAATGATATTAATGCCTCTTATGCTTATATACAATGGGCTATTACCATATATATGCTTTCTTGCGCAGCTGGCATATTAATATCACCTTATGCACATGAAAATTTTGGACTCAAAAAATCATGGATATGTTCAATTTTTACTTTCCTTGTTGGTTCTATATTAGTTGGATTATCATACAATTTGGTTTCTTTAATCTTGTTTAGATGTCTACAAGGTTTTGGTGCAGGTATATTAATTCCTATTACTCAATCTACAGTAGCGACTTATTTTGGTAAGGAAAGACTAAAGACGATTATGGCATTGATTGCTATTCCGTCAGTTTTTGCACCTGCACTAGGACCAATTTTTGGAGCAGTCATATCTGAACAGTTAAATTGGAGAATAGCTTTTTTTATCAATTTACCTTTAGT
The sequence above is drawn from the Gilliamella apicola genome and encodes:
- a CDS encoding AraC family transcriptional regulator, coding for MNISLISPEVASSDNEPMIISAALKSSSAKVTELHHHSRGQLAGTLQGLMSIEVESYQWIVPATHGIWIPPDTKHSLLRSHGPFHGWSIYIQKSVCNNLPIKPCILELSSLLREAITRSMTWHNTELQPEHKRLMAVILDEISIIPQVKIALPMPKDIRLLKIALALSDNPSDDRNINEWSVWAGISRRSLTRRFTNETGFNFTEWRQKLRMLKALELLVAGKPITEVSLNLGYDNISRFIAIFRQNFGVTPGYYQKAMRNNHPWRNFTNTII